DNA sequence from the Candidatus Anaeroferrophillus wilburensis genome:
ACGAAAATAGATGTTATCCTCCAAGCCGACTCGTGCATGCCCCCCCATAAGCACAGCGTGAAGGTTCATGGGCAGTTGAGCCGGGCCGACGCCAGCGGCACTCCACGTGGCATCACCGGGGATCTGCTGGCGCAGATGGATAAGGTTCTCTATCGTCGCCGGAATCGCACCTTTCAAACCCATGACAAAATCAAAATGCAGGGGGCCAACAACCAGACCACGACGATGAAGATCCACTGCATTGCTGATCATACTGGTATCAAAAATCTCCATTTCCGGCTTTATTCCCAGTGCTTGCATCTCTTTAGCCAACAAGTCTATCAGCGCCGGACTATTCTCATAGACACTGTCGGGAAAGTTGACCGAGCCGGTGGTCAGACTTGCCATCTCCGGCCGTAGCTGCAAACGCCGGGCACGTTGCTCATAGTCCATCCCGGCCCGACCGCCGGTTGAAATCTGGACAATCAGATTCGTTTTTTCCCGCAGCCCTTCATAAGCCTCGGCAAACAACTCAAAATCCGGCGAGGGCGACTCATCCACTGGATTGCGAACATGTAAGTGGAAGATTGCCGCTCCGGCTGCCTCACAACGCACACCTTCCTCGATAATCTCCCGGGGAGTAATGGGTACAGCCGGGTTATGTTTCTTTTTCGGCAGCGAACCCGTAGGCGCCACCGTAACAATCAGTTTTTCCACGTATTATCACCTAAGAGCAACATTATGTTTTGTTTTAGCATCTTATTTCCAGACAGGTGAATGCTGCCCAAGCCGCAACTGCTCCAGTGTTTTCGCCTGTGGAATCCCGTCAGCCGTCCAGCCGCGCAGGCTGTAATAAAGCGGCAGCATCCGCTCTAGCTCGCATACCTGCCCTTGCGCCGGTCCATCGGGGAGCGGCTCCTTGACAATGCGAATCGGCAGCCTGTCATCCTTGGCATCAAACCCGGCACCCACCAGAAACAGCCGTTCGGCATTGACGATCCGCTCGCCACACTGCATCAGGGAGCTCATGGTATAACCGGCTCCGGTTGCCGCATTCAACAGCTCAAGGATACCTTCCGGCCGAATGTCTCGGGTTTGCGTCACATAGTTACGCACCGAAAAGAAAACACATAAGCCGGCGGCATCTATCACCGCAAAAACGTCCTGCCAATCCTTGACCAGCTGCGGCTTATCCTCCCAGCTGAGGGGATCGACAAGCATGGGAACCCCCAGGATCTCGATATAAGCAGGATCCCCGCGCATGTGACTGGCACCAATATTGGAAGTGGCATACGCCAGCCCCATACCCTTTTCACCCCGGGGATCATAACCGGCAAACTCCTGCCCCTTAGCAACGATCGCCAGTTCTTCATGGCCACAGGAGCGGGCCAGGCGCAAACTGCCGGCAGCAAGACGGTCGCCAAACCCTTCCCGCAGCGCCGTCTGCCGGCAGAGGTCAACCACTGCTTCAGCATCACCAAAAGGCAACGGCCGGCCGATCTCTGCCGCTGACAAGATTCCCTTTTCATACATCTCCATGGCACAGGCAATGGTCGAACCCATGGAGATCGTATCCATCCCCATCTCATTGCAGATATAGTTCGCCTTGGTAATTGCCCCCAGATCACCTATACCACAGTTGCTCCCCAAAGCGTAGATCGTTTCATACTCAGGGCCTTCACCTTCACCGGCAAAAGGCCCATCGGCAATCCGGGTAACCCGGCCGCAGGCAATGGGACAGCTGTAGCAGGCCTTCGCCTTCACCAAAAACTGTTCAGTGAGGGCTTCGCCGCCGATATGCTGCCAATGCTCAAACCTCCCCTGCTGGAAGTTCCGGGTTGGCAGGACACCAATACCCTGGGTGCCGGTGATCGTTTTAGCCGTCCCGTACTGACGCAGGCCAGGGACTTCTCCCTTGCAGGAATCACGGAATTTATCAAGAAACCCCCTGGCTAACGATGTAAAAAGCTCCTGGTCGTCCAAAGGGACATCACCAGTACCATAGATCACCACCCCCTTAAGTTTCTTGGCGCCGAGCACCGCACCGACCCCGGAACGGCCAGCGGCACGATCGCGGTCATTCATGATCGCCGCAAACAGCACCTGCCGCTCGCCTGCAGGACCGATGCAGGCGGTTCGTGCCTCAGGATGGGTCTCCTTTTTCAGGAGGTCATCAGTTTCATGAACGTTTTTGCCCCACAGGTGGTCGGCAGACCGCAATTCGGCCCGACCGTCAGCGACCCACAGGTAGACTGGCGACGATGACGATTCTTCAATGATAATCCCGTCGATACCGGCTTTTTTCATCATCGCCGGGAAATGGCCGCCAGCATTGGAACAGGTAATCGCTCCGGTCAACGGCGACTTGGTCATCACCATGTAGCGGGCTCCGGTGGGTGCCGCGGTACCGGACAGGGGCCCGGTCATCATGATCAGCTTGTTTTTCGAGCCGAGAGGATCGCAGCTAGGATCCACCTCATCAAGCATATAGCTGACCCCCACGCCGCGACCGCCGATAAAATCCCTCATCCGTCTTTCTTCGAGAGATTCAAAAGCAACTGTCCCCTGCCTGAGATTAACCCGCAACATGGTGCCAATCCATCCAGCCACCGCACGTCCTCCTCTCTCAGATTGTCACATTCCCAGATATGCCCGACGGATCCCCTGGTCCTCCGCCAAAACCAGCGACTCACCTTCCCGAACAACCCGACCGCTTTCCAAAACATACGCCCGCTGCGAATGTTTCAGCGCCTGCTCAACATTCTGCTCTACCATGAGGATGGTAACAGCTTCTGCCAACTGCATCAGCACACGAAATATTTCCTTGGTCACCACTGGGGCCAAGCCCAGGGACAACTCGTCGATGAGCAGCAACTCCGGGCGACCCATCAATGCCCGGCCGATGGCCAACATCTGCTGTTCACCACCGGACAGGGTGCCGGCCAGCTGATCCCGCCGCTCAGCAAGAATCGGAAACAAGCTGACCACCTCTTCCATGGTTTCCGCCATCCTGCGCCTGCCCCGCTTGGGGTAGGCACCCATCTTCAGGTTTTCGCCAACCGACATCTCCTTGTAGACCCGCCGGCCCTCAGGCACCAAGGCAAGCCCCCGGCGGGTGTTCTCGAACGGCCGGCTGCCGACAATGGGCAGGCCATGGAACAGAATCGAACCGGCGGATGGCTTCAGCATCCCCATGATTGCCGCCAGCAAGGTTGATTTTCCCGCACCATTGCTACCGAGAATCGCCACTCGTTCACCCTTTTCAACGGTCAGCGAAATATCCCACAAGACCTGCGTCTCACCACGAAAGACATCTACCCCCGCAATTTCCAGCATGACTATCGACACCTATGTTCCCAGATAAGCATGGATGACCCGCGGATCATGCGCCACCTCTTCCGGAGTTCCCTCCATCAGTTTTTCCCCCTGATCAAGAACAATAACGCGCTCCGCCGCCCCCATGATCGCCCCCATCACGTGCTCGATCCAGAGTACGGTAATACCCCGGCCTTGGGACAGACTAGCAATCAACTCCACCGCTGCACCAATCTCCTGGGTATTGAGTCCGCCGAGAACTTCATCGAGGAGCAAGAGCTTTGGGTTGGTGGAAAGCGCCCGGGCCATTTCCAGCTGTTTCTTTTCCACCAAATTCAGCTCCTTGGCCGGGGTATTGTCACGATGGTCAAGGCCGACGAACGCCAACGCTTCCCGAGCTTCTTCCAGCAGAACACTCCGGTCGCCGCCGAGGGGCCGGTTCACCAGGGGGACCAGAACATTCTCCAGGCAGGTCATCTCGGCAAAGGGGCGCGGCACCTGGAATGTCCTGGCGATGCCCAGTCGACAAATCTCATTGGCGCTGCGACCACGAAGGGGCTGGCCGTTGAACTCCAAGGTTCCCGACGACAGGGGAAAGGCCCCGGCAATGGCATTGAACAGGGTGGTTTTTCCAGCCCCGTTCGGCCCGATCAACCCGACAAGGGAACCCTTCTCAAGACTGATATCAACGTGGTTCAGGGCCGCGACACCACCAAAGTTTTTACATAATCCATAGCCTTTCAGCATGCACTCCTCGCCTTGCCTCTTCAAACGTGCAACCGTCCCCCTTAGGGGGCAGATATTTTTGCCCAGCCGGCACGCGCCAGACCAACAACACCATTGGGGGCAAACCGGGCCATAGTTAGGGCAACTAAACCAAAGGCCAGCACGTGGTATTCACCATAGCTGCGAATGTATTCCGATAATATTTCCAGAGTAAAAGCACCAATAATCGGCCCCAAAAATGATCCCATGCCCCCGATGATGGTCATTGAAAGAACCAGAAACTGCTGGTCGAGGGAGGGAATTTCCGGCGTTATCAGCAAGAGATAGTGGCCATACACACCGCCCGCCAGGCCGGCAAGGGCGCTGGAGACCGTAAAGGCCAGCACCCTGATGCGGATGACATCAACCCCAAGGGAGGAAGCGGCTTTTTCATCGTTCTGTACCGCCCGGAAATTAAGCCCCAGGTTGGAGTGAATCATCAGGTAAATCACTGCGAGGGAAATGATGGCTGCCATCAGCATGATGTAGTAGTAACCCGTTTTCGAGTACTCTGTCAGCAACCCGGGAATCTGCAGCCCCATAGTACCACGAGTTATCTCGTATTCGTTATTGATGATGATATGGAATATCTCGGAAACTCCGAGGGTCGTCAGCGATAGATAGATGCCACCCATTTTCAGACAGAGCAGGCCCACCCCGAAACCTACAAGGGCAGCGCACAGCACCCCCAGGGGAATACCGAGCCAGGGCGACAGACCCAATTTCACCGCCAGGATACCCGACGTGTAGGCGCCAATCCCGGCAAAGGCCGCATGGGCAAAGGACACCTGCCCGGTATAACCGGCCAGCAGGTTCCAACTGGCAGCCATCATGACATAAAATAGGCTGACAATCATGACATGCTGTTGGTAGACATTCAAGCCCTGCGGCAGAAGCCCGAGCAGAACGACCGTCATGCACGCCAGGATTACTTTCGTATTCTTCACACACCTACTCCATAACAGAACAGGAATACCTGCCGCTAGAAACCTCAGTGCAGATCACAATTCCCGATTACCAAACAGCCCCGCCGGCCGGACAAGCAGGACAACAATCAGGATGATGAAACCGAACACGTGCCGGTAACCGGAAGAGATGTACGCAGCACCAAAATTTTCAACCAGACCGATAACCAAACCACCAACCACACACCCCCAGAACGACCCCATGCCCCCGAGAACAACAACCACAAAAGCCGTCAGGGCGACGGCTACGCCGCCGGTGGGGGTAACGGGAAAGATCGGGCTCAGGATGACTCCGGCAGCCGCCGCCAAAGCACAACCAAAACCAAAACTGAGCATATTGAGAGCCGTCGTGTTGACACCGTTCAGCTCGGCAACTTCCCTGTCCTGACTGGTTGCCCTGAGCATGCGGCCAAACCAGGTTTTTTTCAGCATCAGGTAAACGATGGCAATCACCACTAGACCGGCACCACAGGCAGCCAGACGCTGGTTGCCATAGTAGAACAGACCAAAAACATTGGTCGCCCCCTTCAGCCAGTTAGGCGGCTTGTTAGGATAGGGACCAAAAATCAGCAGATAAGCATTCTGCAAAACAATTGACAGGATGAACGTCAGAATCAGCGAATAGAGGTCGTTGCCATAGGTTTTCCTGATCAGGAGAACCTCAATGACCATCCCCAGGAGAAACACCAGGCCAACAGCCGCAAGCATCGCCGCCAAGTAGTGCATCCCCAGGGTGTCGGCAAAAAGATAACTGAAATAGCCGGCAAGGATGTACAATTCACCGTGGGCGAAATTGACCACATTCATGATGCCGACAACAAGGGAGACACCCAATGCAGCCAGGGCATAAATAATGCCGATGACCAGGCCGTTCGTCAAGGCAAGAGGAAACATGGACTACCCTAAGAAGATGCCGGGAAGAGAGTTTGCCTCTCTTCCCGGCCCTCGGTTCGGTTGTGAAGGAAAAACTACTTGCGCTTCAGGGATCCGGTTGCGCCGGCCAGCGGATAAAGCACCACCTGGTTTTTATCCTGCCATTGAATAACCAGCATGGGCGGCATCCACTGGTGATATTCAGGTCCACCCTTGGTCGTTCCGAAAGAAACCTGTCCACGGGTAACAGTCAGGCTGGTCTTTTCAAGGGCATCCACCAGGGCATCAGCATTTGTTGTCCCGGCCCGATTAATGGCATCGGCCGCAATAAGTACCGCATCAAAAATTGAGCGGGACTTGTAGTCAGTAGGTGCCGTACCGAACTCTTTCTCATAATTCTGGCGGAACAAGGTTGCCAACTGAGTCAGTTCAACATCCTTGTGCATTGAAGACACCAGGCATTCCAGATTGCCGTAGTCGCCTACGTTGTTCCAAAAATCAGGCCAGAGACTCGGTGGCCCGGCGCCGTCCAGGATAATGGCATGCGGCGACAACTGCATCTCACCTGCCTGGGCGACAAAATAATGCAGCCCGGTGCCATAGACAAAAGCCAGAATAACATCCGGGTTAAAGGCTTTTATTTTTGCCAATTCCGTATAATGATCCTGACCCTTCCGTTCTGTTACCACCGTCTGGTTGGCGACTCCGGCGGCGTTTAAAGCCGCTTCACACAGCTTGCCAATGCCAAGCCCCCAGTCGGTATTTTCCGCAACGATGTAAGCTTTCTTGAAGCCTTCGTGAACAACCCATTGGGCTATGGTCTCATTGACCACCCCGGAATTTGAAGGACCGGCACGAAAGACATATTTATAATTCTTGGCAGTAATCGGGTCAGCCCACGCTTCAGCAACGATAAACGGCACCTTGAGACGATTTGCCACCTCAATCTCAGCCAGCGCCGCCGACGAATGACTCTCTCCGAGAACCACAACAACGTTGTCACGGGTTACCAGGCGTTCGAAGCCGGAAGCCGCCTTGTCCGGAGAACCGGCAGTATCTTCAAAAACAACTTCCAGTTGCTTGCCCAACACCCCGCCATGGGCGTTGACATAGTCAGTTGCCAATTTAATGCCCTCGGTAAATGATTTCCCGGTAGCCGCCGCCGTTCCGGTCCGCGGGCCGACAACCCCGATCTTCACCGTCTCAGCGGCGGCGAGACCGAAGCTGCCCAGGAAAATCAACAGCATTACAAAAATCATACTTGCCAGGCGCTTTTTCATTTCTTTTCCTCCTCCTTACAGACAACAGGTTACGAAAAACGAGCCAACGTCACGACCCGCAACAAAAAGCCAATGGCTATTTCAACTCTACAGAACGGGAAATCTTCTCAAAAAAATTCTTCCAGCACCTCCCGCAAGGTACAGACCAGCAGCATCAGTTCCTCTTCGGAAATGATAAACGGCGGACCCACCATGATTGCATCACCATCCTGGCCGGCAACCCCGGCGCATTTATAAACCAGCACACCCGCCGCCATCAGGGCGTCGAACAACCGTTCGGTCACCTTCTCACTCCGGCTGAAGGGGGTCAGGGTTTTCCGGTCAGCAACAAACTCAATTCCCCACATCAGACCCATGCCACGCACATCAGCAACATGGCGGTGAGCAGTAAGAGGCGCCAACAGCTCACCAAGCAGCTGTCCCATCCTTTGAACTCGGGTCAGCAGTTGCTCCTGCTCAATGATATCCATCACCGCAATCCCGGCAGCCGCTGCCACAGGATGATGGGAAAAGGTGTGCCCATGCGTAAAACCACCAAACACATCCACCACCAATTTCACCTGACCTTCCCGACAGCCAATGGCCGACAGCGGCAGATAGCCACCGCCAAGCCCTTTGCCAAGAACGATAATATCAGGCTGTATATCATAGTGCTGGGCGGCAAACCAGGTACCGGTACGCCCCATACCGGTCATCACTTCATCCAGGATGAACAGGATATCGTGGTGGCAGCAAATATCACGCACCACTTGGCAGTACTCCTGTGGCGGCACAACAGCAGCCAACGTCGCCCCGCATACCGGCTCGGCGATAAATGCAGCAATGGTTTCCGGACCCTCGAGGTTGATGATTTCCTCCAGAGCATGAGCGCAGCGCAGGCCACAGGTTGGATAGGTTAAATTGTAGTGGCAGCGCAGGCAATAGGGTGGCGGAATATGGATGGCATGAGGTGGAAGAAGCGGGGTAAATGGTTTTCGCATTCCCGGCTTGCCGGTTGCCGAAAGAGCCCCAAGAGTACAGCCATGATATGACTGCCATCGGGACACAACACGATAGCGTCCCTGCCGGCCGGCAGCCAGGTGGAACTGGCGGGCAAACTTGATGGCCGCCTCCACCGCTTCGGAACCGCTTGATAAAAAATAAAAGCGGTCTATATTCGGCGGTGCAACCTGTGCCAGCCGGTCAGCCAGATGGTCAACCGCCGGAACGGCAAACATGGTTGGATGGGCATAACCAAGGATACTGGCCTGCGAACTCATTGCCTCGACAATCTCTCCACGCCCATGACCAAGATTGACGCAGATGGGACCACCGCAGGCATCCAGATACCGCTTACCGGCGGCATCCTCAAGCCAGACGCCGGAACCCCTGATCGCCGTTGGCAAGGGCTTGTCCCAACGGCGCAGAAAAACATGTGATGACGTCACGTGCCACTCCTTGGCTGTTGATAGCCCAATGCCAGTGAAATTATATTCGCAACTTTGACAACAGCCGGCACAGCATAGTGAAACAAACGTTCCTCATCATACTGGCTGGCATTGACCGCAATATTAGCGGCAGCAACCACCTTCCCCTCCCCATTGCGCACAGGAGCAGCAACCGACCGCAGCTCTGGGGCCATCTCACCGTTATTAATGGCATAACCCTGCCGACGAACAACGTCAAGGATGTCCAGCAATGATTCCAACGAGATGATGGTCGTCGCCGTCAGCTGTTCCCGCTTTGATCGCAGCAGACGCTCACGAGCATCGTCTGTCGGCAGTGCAGCCAGCATCACTCTCCCCATGGAAGTACAGTAAGCCGGTAGCTTTGAACCTATTTCAAGATTAATATCCAGAATTTTCTGCGTCTTAACCCGGTCGATGTAGAGAATCTGAGTATCATCCAGCACCGCAAGGTTGAATGTTTCGCCATGCTCCCGGCAAGCTTTGAGCAGGTAGGGGTGGGCAGTCTGCCAGAGGTTGGAAGAGCTGAAAAAGTTGTGCCCCAAGGACAAAATCTTAGGGGTTAGCTGATATGTTCGACTTTCAGGATCACGCTCAACATAGCCCAACGCCTCAAGGGTATACATGAAGCGAAACGCCGTGGCCATGGAGATTTTCAACTCATCGGCAATAAAACTGAGGTTTACGGCTTCCCCGGCATCGGCCAGAACAGTAAGGACAGATAGTCCCCTGGCAAGGGAATTAATAAAATAACGGGATTGGAATCCGTCAGTCATGGAACACTCCATTAGCCACTAATTTTCGCATAGCGAAAGTAATTTTTACATAATAAAATGCAAAAAAAATAAAATCAAGTATTTTTTGGCATAAAATTTAAACGTATTGAGAATATCCGGGTAGAATCTTCAGGCATGGAGTGGTAAAATAAAAACTTCCAGCCCTCCAAAGATAACCGGGCAACCAAGCAGCACGCTGCAAAGGGGTTAGTGAATTTGGCTATAAAACTCACCCTAGCCGAATGGCCTGCCGTCTTCATCCCAGCCCCTTGCCTTATAATAGTCTTTGAGCAAAAAGCTCATCTGCTTCTCGGTGATAATTTTTTGGGTTTCCGGCAACGCTTCACTATGAAATCGTTTGGGAAGCTGGTCATCGGCAGAAGTCAGACCTTCCCTGATATTAAACCGGCGTACATCATCTGAAACTGTCCTTGCGATATCACTCATTCTCTGCTTATCAAATTCCTGTCCTGTAAGTCCCTTAACCATTTCCGCCAACTCTTCCCATTGATACTGGTCTCGATAAAAACGACAAAGAATGAGTGTATCAAAAAAAGTCAAGCGATCTTCCCATTCGACAAACATTGCCGCCTTACCTTCAATTTGTTCAGGGTCGATCATATTGGACAGCTCCGGCTTGTAAAAGGTTGCCCGAAGATGGCAAGCTCCCCGCGGAGAAGTACCGTACGCCAAGCCCATCCCCTTCAGAACGCGAGGATCATACCCTGCAGGTTCCAGGCCTTTGACGTGAATAGCCTGATCTTCCATATTGAATTCCTTCGCCGCGGCAATAATGCCCCGCGCAAGGATTTCTCCCATCCCCCTACGGTAGGCAATATCTTGTAACAACCGGGCAATGTTATCGACCTCACCGTAGTCCACGCATCTGCTTATTTTTCCCTGGCGGCCAGCTTCAATTGTCAGGCCAACCAGATTCCCCGCCGTGATGGTATCCATACCCAAACTGTCACAGAGGTCGTTCAAATAGGCTATTTCCTCAATAGAATCAACTTCACACAGTCCCCCGAAAGCATAAATAGTTTCATACTCCGGGCCTTCAATGGTAAGCCCCTTGTGACGGCCTGCCTTGACCGTTGAAAGCCTGCCACACGCCATGTAGCACTTGAGACAGGCATGAGATTTCACTTCACAGCGTGAGTGAAGGGCGGCGGCGTTGATTTGCTCCCGGTGGGTTACAACCCCTTCATGCCAATAGCGGCTCGGGAATCCCCCGACGTTGTTCATGATATCAACAAGCATGGGGGTGCCATTCGTTTTATACGCTTTCACTCCTGCATCAGTTCTGGAAAGCAGGGCCATTTTCTTGGCGAAAGACTTGACTGCCTCAGGAGCAGCTATTTCCTTTTGCCGGTTCCCCCTGAAAGCCACCGCTTTGATGCCCTTTGAACCCATTACCGCCCCGACCCCGGTTCTCCCGGCACTTCTCCAGTAATCATTTTCAATCACTGCAAAAGAGACTTTGTTTTCTCCGGCAGGACCAATGGTAATAACCCCGCTGTTTTTTCCACCTGTCCGATTTTCTGCCAGCCACGCTTTAACCCGGTCCTCAGTTTCGTATGTTGAAAGCCCCCACAGATCAGTTGCATCATGAAAGTAAACCGCATCTTCCGATATTTCAATCCACAAAGGTGTCTCTGACGACCCGCGAACGGCAATCGCGTCAAATCCGGTAGCCGCCAGATACTCCGCTACCGTGCCTCCGGAGTATGATTCCGAAAAAAAACCCGTCTGCGGTGACTTGGTAAACACCCCATACCGGCACGAACCCCAGACAGCCGTCCCGGTAGCTGCCCCACCTGCAAATATCAGCAGGTTCTCAGGCGACAAAGGGGCTACTCCTGGAGGATTATGATCAAGCAACAGATGAGCGCCCAACCCCTTGCCGCCCATCCTTGAAGCCAGGATCTCGTCAGACACAGGCTCAAGAACAAAAGACCGCTCGGTAACATCAATGCGTACGATCATGTTGTAATAGCCTAGCATACACAATCCTCCCCGGTGTTAAATCAAGCCTAAAGGACGCTGAGATAAATCCTTTCTGCATCCTGTTTACTGAGATCCCTGGGGTTGTTGGCCAGGAGCCTGGTAACTTTCAGCACACCTTCAGCGAGCGCCGGGATATCGGCCTTTTCAATCCCAAACGGCAACAGGCGTGATGGTACATTGACATCCTCAGCCAGACTTCTGACCGCCGCAATCCCCTTAAGGCAAGCCTCCTGAAGACCCAAGCCCTTGGTATCTACCCCCAGGCAAGCGGCAATATCGGCAAACTTCTCCAAGTTTGCGCTCATGTTGAACTCCATCACCGGAATCAGCATGATGCTGTTTGCTACGCCATGGGGGATATGGAACGTTGCGCCAATGGGATAGGCAAATGCATGAACCGCTGTCACACCGGCATTGGCGAAAGCCATGCCGGCAAGCATGCTGCCTTCAAGCATGGCAGCCCGGGCTGCAAGGTCAGAACCGTTAGTACAAGCAGCACGAAGATTTTTATGGATTTTTTTAATCGCTTCCAGAGCCAACATATCGGTCATAGGCCAGGCATTTTTGGAAGTATATGCCTCAATTGCATGAATCAGGGCATCCATGCCGGTAGCAGCGGTCACAGCAGGTGGCATACCAGCAGTCAGTTCTGGATCAAGAATAGCGGTATTCGGAAAAAGATAAGGACTAACAACACCTTTCTTCAGCTGTTCATCTTCATCGGAAAGGATAACAATCGGGGTTACTTCACTGCCGGTACCAGCAGTGGTGGGTATGATGATAGTTTTCAGTCCCGGTAACGGGATAAGATCAATGCCAACCAGAGACGACAGTTTTTGGTCATTGGTTACCAGAATGGCCGTAATTTTGGCGATATCGATGGATGACCCACCGCCCACGCCAATGATAAGATCAACACCTTCATGACGGGCAAACTGGGCTGCAGCTTCGGCAATCTCAAGCCTGGGATCGGGCTCAATATCCTGAAAGCGTGAAAATACAACACCTGCCTTACTCAGAATACTTTCAACCTTATCGATGATCCCTGCCTTGACAATCCCGGGGTCAGTTACAATCAGCACTTTTTGTGCTGCAAACCTCCTGACTTCATCGACGATTCCAGCAACAGCCCCCGGTCCCATAATAATTCTGGGAGTAGTTTGAAACATATGAATGGTTTTCATAATGCGACATCCTCTCCACCTACTCAAAATTTATAATCGCTGCCACAAGTTTTGCACTTCGATGCCAGCAGGTTATCTTTAAAAGCAGGTTTCTAAACAGCCAGGTATTTTTTTTGTATTTCCTTTTCACCTTCAAATTCATCAATCAAGCCTTC
Encoded proteins:
- a CDS encoding IclR family transcriptional regulator; this translates as MTDGFQSRYFINSLARGLSVLTVLADAGEAVNLSFIADELKISMATAFRFMYTLEALGYVERDPESRTYQLTPKILSLGHNFFSSSNLWQTAHPYLLKACREHGETFNLAVLDDTQILYIDRVKTQKILDINLEIGSKLPAYCTSMGRVMLAALPTDDARERLLRSKREQLTATTIISLESLLDILDVVRRQGYAINNGEMAPELRSVAAPVRNGEGKVVAAANIAVNASQYDEERLFHYAVPAVVKVANIISLALGYQQPRSGT
- a CDS encoding aldehyde ferredoxin oxidoreductase family protein — encoded protein: MLGYYNMIVRIDVTERSFVLEPVSDEILASRMGGKGLGAHLLLDHNPPGVAPLSPENLLIFAGGAATGTAVWGSCRYGVFTKSPQTGFFSESYSGGTVAEYLAATGFDAIAVRGSSETPLWIEISEDAVYFHDATDLWGLSTYETEDRVKAWLAENRTGGKNSGVITIGPAGENKVSFAVIENDYWRSAGRTGVGAVMGSKGIKAVAFRGNRQKEIAAPEAVKSFAKKMALLSRTDAGVKAYKTNGTPMLVDIMNNVGGFPSRYWHEGVVTHREQINAAALHSRCEVKSHACLKCYMACGRLSTVKAGRHKGLTIEGPEYETIYAFGGLCEVDSIEEIAYLNDLCDSLGMDTITAGNLVGLTIEAGRQGKISRCVDYGEVDNIARLLQDIAYRRGMGEILARGIIAAAKEFNMEDQAIHVKGLEPAGYDPRVLKGMGLAYGTSPRGACHLRATFYKPELSNMIDPEQIEGKAAMFVEWEDRLTFFDTLILCRFYRDQYQWEELAEMVKGLTGQEFDKQRMSDIARTVSDDVRRFNIREGLTSADDQLPKRFHSEALPETQKIITEKQMSFLLKDYYKARGWDEDGRPFG
- a CDS encoding iron-containing alcohol dehydrogenase — translated: MKTIHMFQTTPRIIMGPGAVAGIVDEVRRFAAQKVLIVTDPGIVKAGIIDKVESILSKAGVVFSRFQDIEPDPRLEIAEAAAQFARHEGVDLIIGVGGGSSIDIAKITAILVTNDQKLSSLVGIDLIPLPGLKTIIIPTTAGTGSEVTPIVILSDEDEQLKKGVVSPYLFPNTAILDPELTAGMPPAVTAATGMDALIHAIEAYTSKNAWPMTDMLALEAIKKIHKNLRAACTNGSDLAARAAMLEGSMLAGMAFANAGVTAVHAFAYPIGATFHIPHGVANSIMLIPVMEFNMSANLEKFADIAACLGVDTKGLGLQEACLKGIAAVRSLAEDVNVPSRLLPFGIEKADIPALAEGVLKVTRLLANNPRDLSKQDAERIYLSVL